The genomic DNA GATAATTATTCATAGACACGTACGTCCAGATCCAGATGCTTATGGTTCACAATTAGGGTTAAAATTATATTTAGAGCGTAAATTTCCTAATAAAAAGATTTATGCTGTTGGTGAACCTGAGGTATCATTAGAATTTATAGGAGCATTGGACCAAGTTGAAGCTAGCATCTATGAAAATGCTTTAGTTATAGTTTGTGATACTGCCAATGCACCAAGAATTGATGATCAAAGATTTGCTAATGGAAAGGGTTTAATTAAAATTGATCATCATCCTGCTACTGATCAATACGGTGAAATTAATTATGTAAATACTGATGCATCTTCTACTAGTGAAATTATATTTGATTTCATCACACATTTTAATGATTTTAGCATAATTGATGAGCAAGTTGCTCGTGTTCTATATTTAGGTATAGTCGGAGATACTGGCAGATTCTTATTTAGTAACACAACGCCTCATACTATGGAAGTGGCAAGTCAATTATTAACATTCCCATTTAATCATAACGAAGAATTAAATAAAATGTCTGAAAAAGATCCGAAATTAATGCCTTTTCAAGGTTATATTCTTCAGAATTTTGAACTCAGTGATAATCATGAGTATTGTCAGGTTAGAATTACAAAAGACATATTAAAAAAATATCAAATACTTCCAAATGAAGCATCACAATTTGTCAATACTGTGGCTGATATAAACGGATTGAAAATATGGATGTTTGGTGTAGATGAAGGAGACCAAATTAGATGTCGAGTAAGATCTAAAGGCATTACAATTAATGACGTAGCGAATCAATTTGGTGGAGGTGGCCATCCAAATGCCTCTGGTGTCTCAGTATATAGTTGGGAAGAGTTTGAAACTTTAGCACAAGCTTTACGTCAAAAACTATAAAATAGGAAAGGAAGTCACATATGGTTGCACATTTAAATATTCATACTGCTTATGATTTGTTGAATTCAAGTTTGAAAATAAATGAAGTTATTAAAAAGGCTAAGCAAAATAATTATGATGCATTAGCAATCACAGATATGAATGTATTATATGGACTTCCTCAATTTTATGATGCTTGTGTGCAAGCCAAGATTAAACCTATATTTGGAATGACCATTCATTTAACAGATGGGTTAGAAACAGTTGAAACTGTAGTACTTGCTCGTAATAATGAAGGGCTAAAATCACTGTATCAATTATCTTCAGCCATTAAAATGAAAGAACGTGAAGTTACCCCACTTGAATGGTTACATAAATATTGTGATAATTTTGCTATCATTTTTAAAAATGTTACGAGTCGCCAAGCAATTATTGTAGATAGTTTTAATGACCATGAGTATATATATATCAACCATACAAGTGAATTAGAGTACTTTAATTTAAAAGTTGTTTGGCTTCAAAATGCTCGATATTTAGATAAAGAAGATGTCGAAACTATACCTGCGTTAGAGGCAATTAAAAACAATACTAAATTAGATTTAGTTCATAACAGCCAAGACTTAGGTGAACATTTTTTCTCAAAAGACGAATTGCAGGATTTAGAAATATCAAAAGAGATTTGGAATCATACGCTTGAATTAGCTGACATATGTTCAGCAGAAATTGAATATCATCAAAACTTATTACCTAAGTTTGATGCGCCATCTGGCCAAACGTCTAAAGATTATTTATGGACCGTTTTAACCAATCGACTTACTGAACAAAATTTAAATAACGATAATCGTTATGTGCAACGACTAAATCATGAATTTCAAATCATCACCGAAATGGGCTTTGAAGACTACTTTTTAATAGTAAGTGATTTAATTCATTATGCTAAAACGCATGATGTAATGGTGGGGCCAGGACGTGGTTCCTCTGCAGGGTCACTCGTTAGTTATCTTTTAGGTATTACCACTATTGATCCAATTAAGTTTAATCTTTTATTTGAACGTTTTTTAAATCCGGAACGTGTGACTATGCCGGATATAGATATAGATTTTGAAGATACACGTCGTGAACGTGTGATTCGTTATGTTCAAGAAAAATATGGTGAACACCATGTTTCAGGTATAGTAACTTTTGGACATTTATTAGCTCGAGCTGTAGCTAGGGATGTCGGTAGAATAATTGGTTTTGATGATATAACTTTGAATGAAATATCAAAATTAATACCACATCAATTAGGTATAACACTTGAACAAGCCTATCAAGATGAAAAATTCAAACAATTTGTACATCGTAATCATCGACATGAGAAATGGTTTGAAATCTGTAAAAAATTGGAAGGACTACCAAGACATACATCAACGCATGCTGCTGGTGTTATTATAAATGATCAACCACTGTATAATTATGCGCCGCTTACATTGGGAGATACAGGTTTATTAACGCAATGGACAATGACTGAAGCGGAGCGTTTAGGATTACTTAAAATAGATTTTCTAGGGCTACGTAATTTATCAATCATTCATCAAATTGTGAATCAAGTAAATAAAGATTTACATATAAAGATTAATATTGAGGAAATTCCTTTTGACAACGAAGCGGTGTTTGAATTGCTTTCAAGAGGGGATACCACAGGAATCTTTCAGTTAGAATCTGATGGTGTGCGTAAAGTTTTAAAAAGACTACAACCAGACCACTTTGAAGATATAGTTGCTGTAACTTCACTATATAGACCTGGTCCGATGGAAGAAATTCCAACATATATCTCACGGAGACATAAAAAAAGTGAAATTAATTATTTACATCCTGATTTAGAACCGATCTTAAAAAATACCTATGGCGTAATTATCTATCAAGAACAGATTATGCAAATTGCTAGTAAGTTCGCTAGTTTTAGTTATGGTCAATCAGATATTTTACGTCGAGCAATGAGTAAAAAAAGTCGTACTGTTTTAGAAAGTGAGCGTCAACATTTTATTGAAGGTGCCACTAACAACGGTTATGATGAAACAATTAGTAAACAAATATTTGATTTGATTCTCAAATTTGCGGATTATGGTTTTCCAAGAGCGCATGCAGTTAGTTACTCTAAAATTGCCTACATTATGGCTTACTTAAAAGTCCATTATCCAAACTATTTTTATGCCAATATTTTGAGTAATGTAGTAGGTAATGAGGTTAAAACTGCAATCATCATTGATGAAGCAAAAAACCAACAATTAAGTATATTACCGCCAAACATCAATGAAAGTCACTGGTTCTATAAAGCTACCGAATCTGATATCTATCTTTCTCTCGGTGCTGTTAAAGGTGTAGGTTATCAAAGTGTAAAATCCATTGTTGATGAAAGATATCAGAATGGAAATTACAAGGATTTCTTTGATTTTGCAAGACGTATACCTAAACGTATTAAAACACGTAAATTGCTTGAAGCATTAATATTAGTAGGGGCCTTCGACTCTTTTGGGAAAAACAGAGCAACATTATTAAGTACGTTAGATCAAGTACTAGACCAAGTATCTAATGTTGAACAAGATGACTTTTTATTTAATATGTTAACACCAAAACAATTTTATGAAGATAAAGAAGAATTTAATGATCAGATGCTTAGTAAATATGAAAAAGAATATTTAGGATTTTATATTTCTAATCATCCTGTAGAAAAACTGTTTTATAAAAAGCAATATCTTGGAATCTTTACACTTAGTAATATGCTTAATTCAAAACCAATTCTTGTTCAAGTTGATCAAATTAAGCAAATTAGAACTAAAACAGGTCAAAATATGGCTTTTCTATTGTTAAATGATGGTAGACGTTTAATGGATGGCGTTATTTTTCCAGATAAATTTAAACGCTATGAAACGCTTTTAGAAGAAGGTGGAATGTACATCATTCAAGGTAAACTTGAAAAGCGTAATCAACAATTACAACTTATAGTGAATACTGTTGAAACATTACAAACATTTGAAACGAATAAAATTAATAGTGCGAAACAGATTGTATTGAGGAATATAGTTGAATTGGAAGAAGTAAAACAATACTTGACGTCACAAAATGATTCAACCATGTTAGAAGTTCAGGTGTATAATGAACAAACTCAAAGCACTCAATATTTAGGATGTATTTCTAAAAATCAAGAAGCGTTAACACGCATGATTGAACGCTTCCATCCTAATGATATAAGAATTTTATAACTTTTATGTATAAAAAAATTATGATATAGTTAACTGATGATTAATAGAACAATGTCAACAGTTTATTTTATTTAGAAAAAATTTAATTTATAAAACAAACTAATTATTTTGTCATTATTGAAGCAATATACTAGTAAATAATCAGGGGTTGATTTGATGTCTTTAAGAGATGATGCATTACAAATGCATAAAGAAAATCAAGGTAAATTAGAAATTACACCTAATGTAAAAGTGACTAATAAAGAGGAGTTGAGCCTTGCTTATTCTCCAGGTGTTGCAGAACCATGTAAAGAAATTTATGAAGATCCTCGTACAGTTTATGACTATACAATTAAAAGAAATACAGTTGCAGTAGTAACTGATGGTACTGCTGTGTTAGGATTAGGTAATATTGGTGCTGCAGCTAGTATTCCAGTAATGGAAGGAAAAGCAGTTCTCTTTAAAAGTTTTGCAGGTATAAACGGTGTGCCTATCGCACTAGACACTAAAGATACTGAAGAAATTATTCGCACGGTGAAATTAATTTCTCCTAATTATGGTGGTATTAATTTAGAGGATATTTCAGCACCTCGATGCTTTGAGATAGAAGATAGATTAAAGAAAGAAACAAATATCCCAGTATTTCACGATGATCAACATGGTACTGCTATTGTAACTATGGCTGGTTTGATTAATGCTTTAAGAATCGTAAATAAAGATTTGTCTGATATTAAAGTCGTGTTAAACGGAGCTGGAGCAGCTGGTATCGCTATTGTAAAATTATTAGATTCTTATGGTGTAAGAAATATGATTATGTGTGACTCTCGAGGGGCTATCTTCGAAGGACGTTCTTATGGTATGAATGATACCAAAGACTATGTTGCTAAATTTACGAACAAAGATAAAATTGAAGGTTCTTTAAAAGATGTTATTAAAGATGCCGATGTATTTATTGGTGTATCAGTAGCTGATTTATTGTCTAAAGATATGGTTAAATCAATGGCTGATGATGCTATAATCTTCGCGATGGCTAATCCTGATCCAGAAATTAAACCTGATGATGCTAAAGATGCAGGAGCAAAAGTAGTAGGTACAGGTCGTTCAGATTTCCCTAACCAAATTAATAATGTACTTGCATTCCCTGGAATATTTAGAGGCGCATTAGATACAGAATCAACACATATTAACGAAGATATGAAAAAAGCCGCAGTGGAAGCTATAGCAGATTTAATTAAAAAAGATGAATTAAATCCGGATTATTGTATTCCTGGACCTTTCGACAAAAGAGTAGCACCTTCAGTTGCCCGTGAAGTTGCAAGAGCAGCTATGGAATCTGGCGTAGCGAGAACTGAAGTTGATCCTCAAAAAGTTTATGATAACACAATGAAATTAACTGATTTGAAATAATCAATCACTTTCAACAATTACAATAGATGGAAATGTTCATTAAATAATTAGAGAAATTATGACAATATCATAATTTCTCTCTAATATTTTGAACTACATTGTAAAAAATGAACATGGATATAAATCATATATAGAAGAAATGTTGAGAGGTTATATGGAGGTTTACGAATGTTTAAGGACTTTTTTAACAGAAGTAGTAAAAAAAAGAAATATTTAACTGTACAAGATTCTAAACAAAATGAAGTGCCTGCGGGTATTATGACTAAGTGTCCTAAATGTAAAAAAATAATGTACACGAAAGAATTAAATGAAAATCTAAATGTATGCTTTAATTGCGATCATCATATCTCTTTACCAGCATATAAAAGGATTGAAGCTATCAGTGATGAAAAAACGTTCATTGAATTTGATAAAGGTATGACTTCAGATAATCCATTAGACTTTCCTGGTTATCAAGAAAAAATTGAAAAAGACCAAAATAAAACAGATCTAATGGAAGCAGTTGTCACTGGGACAGCTGAGTTAGAAGGTATTAAATTTGGTGTTGCAGTTATGGATGCACGCTTTAGAATGGGAAGCATGGGGTCAGTAGTTGGCGAAAAAATATGTCGTATCATTGATTATTGTACAGAGCATCGCTTACCGTTCATTCTTTTCTCAGCTAGTGGTGGAGCCAGAATGCAAGAAGGTATTATATCATTAATGCAAATGGGTAAAACGAGTGTTTCATTAAAACGTCATTCAGATGCAGGACTTTTATATGTTTCATATTTAACACATCCTACTACTGGAGGCGTATCTGCTAGTTTTGCTTCTGTAGGTGATATTAATTTAAGTGAGCCTAAAGCTTTAATAGGTTTTGCAGGTCGTCGAGTCATCGAACAAACAATAAACGAAAAATTGCCAGATGATTTTCAAACTGCAGAATTTTTACTTGAGCATGGACAATTAGACCAAGTTGTACATCGAAAAGAAATGAAAAATACGCTTGCTCAAATATTAAAAATGCACCAAGAGGTGAAAACTGATGCTTGATTTTGAAAAACCATTATTTGAAATAAAAAATAAAATAGAATCACTTAAAGAATCTCAAGAAAAAAATGATGTTGACCTTCAAGATGAAATAGATTTATTAGAAGCATCTTTAGAAAGAGAAACTAAGAAGATATATACGAATTTAAAACCTTGGGATAGAGTTCAAATTGCACGTCTTCAAGAAAGACCAACAACGCTTGACTATATACCATATATCTTTGATTCATTTATTGAATTCCATGGTGATCGAAATTTCAGAGATGACCCTGCTATGATTGGTGGAATAGGTTATTTAGAAGGTACGCCTGTAACAATTATTGGTCAACAAAGGGGTAAAGATACTAAAGATAATATTTATCGTAACTTTGGAATGGCTCATCCTGAAGGGTATCGTAAAGCATTAAGATTGATGAAACAAGCCGAAAAATTTAATCGTCCTATTTTCACTTTTATAGACACAAAAGGTGCGTACCCAGGTAAAGCTGCTGAAGAACGCGGACAAAGTGAATCAATTGCAAGAAATTTAGTTGAGATGGCTTCATTAAAAGTACCAGTTATTGCAATTGTCATTGGTGAAGGTGGTAGTGGTGGTGCACTTGGAATTGGTATATCTAATAAAATAATGATGCTTGAGAATAGTACATATTCCGTTATTTCACCTGAGGGTGCTGCAGCATTATTATGGAAAGATAGTACACTTGCTAAAATGGCTGCAGAAACAATGAAAATTACTGCTAAAGACTTATATGGCTTGAATGTAATTGATGAGGTAATTAATGAACCACTTGGTGGCGCACATAATGATGTTGAATTTCAAGCAATAGAAATTAAAAAAGCATTCGTAAATCATTTAAATGAATTAAAAACACTTAGTGCTGATCAATTAGTTGAAAATCGTTTTAATAAATTTAGAAATATCGGTTCATATATTGAAGACTAACTTTAATTAGATAAATCAATATAAGATATTAGCAGTGTGATTAATCCTTAAACAAAGATTGAGGTTAAAGCAATTTTAAATTGTTTTAGCCTCTTTTTTCTTTGAAAAAAAGTGGAAAATGAGTTTAAAACGTTTACATATAGATAATCCATCTATATTGATGGAACAGTAAAATAATTTGTGGTAATTTAATATTAAAGAGAAATCTAGTTAGGAAAGGGTATGTCGTCATGAAAAAAATTGCGGTATTAACAAGTGGTGGAGATTCACCAGGCATGAATGCTGCTGTGAGAGCAGTTGTTCGTAAGGCGATTTATAACGATATTGAAGTTTATGGTATTTATCAAGGTTATCAAGGTCTATTAGATGATAATATTCATAAGCTTGAATTGGGATCAGTAGGAGACACTATACAACGTGGAGGTACTTTCCTTTATTCAGCTAGATGTCCTCAATTCAAAGAGGCAAGTGTTAGACAAAAAGGAATAGAAAATTTGCATAAGCGTGGGATTGAGGGTCTAGTAGTTGTTGGAGGAGATGGTAGCTATCGTGGTGCCCAACGCATTAGTGAAGAAACTACAGATATACACACAGTTGGTATCCCGGGGACAATTGATAACGATATAAATGGTACAGATTTTACAATCGGTTTTGACACGGCTTTGAATACCATTATTGAAAGTGTTGATAAAATACGTGATACAGCCTCAAGTCACGCTAGAACATTTATCGTAGAAGTTATGGGGCGTGATTGTGGTGACCTAGCATTGTGGGCAGGCTTATCTGTCGGTGCTGAAACAATTCTTGTACCTGAAGCACACACTGATATTAAAGATGTCGCTGAAAAAATAGAAAAAGGTATCAAACGTGGAAAAAAACACTCAATCGTTATGGTTGCAGAAGGTTGCATGAGTGGTCAAGAATGTGCAGATCAATTAATGAAATATATTAATGTAGATGCACGCGTATCTGTACTTGGTCACATTCAACGTGGAGGTAGTCCGTCAGGAGCTGACCGTGTACTCGCATCACGATTAGGTGGTCATGCAGTTGAATTATTAATGCAAGGTAAATCTGGACTAGGTGTTGGTATTAAAAATAATGAATTAACAGCAACACCTTTTGATGAAATATTTAATAATAGTAGTCATAAGTTTAATACAGACATTTATGAATTAGCGAAAGAGTTATCTATTTAATTTAGGAGGCTTTTTAAAATGAGAAAGACTAAAATTGTATGTACAATTGGACCTGCATCAGAGTCTGAAGAAATGTTAGAAAAATTAATGAAAGCTGGTATGAACGTAGCGCGTTTGAACTTCTCTCATGGTAGTCATGAAGAACATAAAGCACGTATTGATACGATTCGTAAAGTAGCTGATAGATTAGGTAAAACAATCGGTATCTTATTAGATACAAAAGGACCTGAAATCCGTACGCATGACATGAAAGATGGCTTAATTATGCTTGAAAAAGGCAAAGAAGTGATCGTAAGTATGTCACAAGTTGAAGGTACACCTGAAAAATTCTCAGTAACATATGAAGACTTAATTAATGATGTGCAAGTAGGATCATACATTTTACTTGATGATGGTTTAGTTGAATTACAAGTTAAAGACATCGATAAAACTAAAGGCGAAGTTAAATGTGATATCTTAAACACTGGTGAATTAAAAAATAAAAAAGGTGTTAACTTACCTGGCGTAAAAGTTAATTTACCTGGTATTACTGATAAAGATGCTGATGATATCTTATTTGGTATTAAAGAAGATGTTGATTATATCGCAGCAAGTTTTGTACGTCGTCCAAGTGATGTTTTAGATATTCGTGAAATTTTAGAAAGAGAAAATAATCATAACATTACTATTTTCCCTAAAATTGAAAACCAAGAAGGTATCGACAATATCGAAGAAATATTAGAAGTATCTGATGGATTAATGGTTGCTCGTGGTGACATGGGTGTTGAAATTCCACCTGAATCTGTACCAATTGTGCAAAAAGATTTAATCAGAAAATGTAATAAATTAGGTAAACCAGTTATCACTGCTACACAAATGTTAGATTCAATGCAACGTAATCCTCGTGCTACAAGAGCCGAAGCAAGTGACGTTGCAAACGCAATTTACGATGGCACAGATGCAGTCATGTTATCTGGTGAAACAGCTGCCGGTCTATATCCAGAAGAAGCTGTAAAAACAATGAGAAATATTGCTGTTTCAGCTGAAGCTGCACAAGATTATAAAAAATTATTATCTGACCGTACTAAATTAGTAGAAACTTCATTAGTTAATGCAATTGGTGTATCAGTTGCACATACTGCATTAAACTTAAATGTTAAAGCAATTGTAGCTGCTACAGAAAGTGGTTCTACTGCTGTAACAATTTCTAAATATCGTCCTCATTCTGATATTATTGCAGTGACACCTAGCGAACATACAGCGCGTCAATTAGCATTAGTATGGGGTGCTTATCCAGTAATTAAAAAAGGTCGTAAAACAACTGATGACCTTTTAAATAATGCAGTTGCAACAGCTGTAGAAACTGGAAGAGTAAGTAATGGTGATTTAATTATTATTACAGCAGGTGTGCCTACTGGTGAAAAAGGTACAACTAATATGATGAAATTACACTTAGTTGGTGATGAAATCGCTAAAGGACAAGGCGTAGGTCGTGGATCTGTTGTAGGTAAAACGGTAGTTGCGAATAATTCAAGTGATTTAGAAGGCAAAGATTTAAGTGAATCTGTAATTGTAACTAACTCAGTTGATGAAAGTATGGTTCCATACCTTGAAAATGCAGTAGGTTTAATTACAGAAGAAAATGGAATTACATCACCTAGTGCAATTGTTGGTCTAGAAAAAGGTATTCCTACAATTATCGGTGTTGAAAATGCTACTAACGAATTTAAAGATGGTATCTTAGTAACTGTGGATGCAGCTCAAGGAAAAATCTTTGAAGGATATGCTAACGTACTATAATTGAATTGATAAATAATATATTTAAGAAGAGCTATTAGGGATATAAGACAGTTTATCCCTAATAGCTCTTTTATTTTGATCGCAAAAAATAAGACAGTTACTAAAGCGAATGCTTTAATAACCGTCATTAAATTATTATTTAGTTTTCTTAGCAACTTGTCTATATCTTAAATACATCAAACCTAAAAGAATGAACCAAATAGGTGTTAAGAAAATTGCATTTCTAGTAGTTTCATTTACAAATAATAAACCAAATACGAGAACAAAGAAGACTAATATTGCATAAGCCATAAATTTACCACCAGGTAATTTATAGGCTACCTGTTTATGTAATTCAGGATTTTTTCTGTGATAATTAATGTAAGCAATAACGATTAAAGCCCACACAATCACGAATAGTACAGTTGAAATCGTAGTTACATATGTAAATACTAATGTTGCATCTGGGAAAATGTAGTTTAATAACGCTGTAACAAGTAATAATGCAGATGATACAATTATAGCTATATGAGGCACGCCATTCTTATTTGTTTTTCTAAAGATGGGTGGTGCTTGTTCTTGGTTTGATAAACCAAACAACATACGGCTATTTGAGAAAATACCACTATTACAAGATGATGCAGCAGCAGTTAATACTACAAAGTTAATTAGACCAGCAGCAAAAGGGATACCAATTAATGAGAATAATCTAACAAATGGACTTTCGCTTGGATCTACTTTATCCCAAGGAATTATAGACATAATAACGGCTAATGCACCAACATAGAATACTAAAATTCTTAATGGTACTGCATTAATTGCTTTTGGAATCGTTTTTTCAGGATCTTTTGCTTCACCAGCAGTTACACCAATCATTTCAATACCAACGAATGAGAATAATGCCATTTGGAATGACATAAAGAACCCTGAAGCACCATCAGCAAAGATGCCATGTTTATACAAATTAGTAAAGCTTGCATGTCCAAATTGTGTTTTAAAAGCGAATAATATCATTACTAAACCTACTACAATAAGTGCTATAATCGTTACAATTTTGATAATGGCAAACCAGAATTCTAATTCACCAAATAATTTTGCACTTAGTAAGTTAAATAACATTAAGATTAATACACAAAATAGAGCAGAAATCCAGTTTGGAACGGCAGGGAACCAGAAACTAACATATTTAGCAACAGCAGTTACTTCAGCCATACCAGTAATAATCCAACATAGCCAATATGTCCAACCAGTTACAAATCCAGCAAAAGGTCCTATGTATTCATTTGTCACGTCTGCGAAAGATTTAAAGCGAGTATTTTGAATCATAATCTCACCTAGACCTCTCATAAACATAAACAACATGAAACCTATTATTATATAGGTCAACAGAATAGATGGACCGGTCATTGCTATTGTTTGACCTGCTCCCAAGAATAACCCAGTACCAATAGCGCCGCCAATAGCAATTAATTGCACATGACGATTACTTAACCCTCTTTGTAATTTTTCTTCAGCCATAAGACAACTCCCTTACATTTAATTAATATTAATTATGCACTTATAAATTGAATTCGACAATTATTTTTCTAATATTTTCTAAAAATTCCTTTAATATTTGGTTAATAAAATGTAATCAAGCTTAATAAAAAAATTAAAATTTTCAATATTTTCTTACTAATTACATGGTTAACAACCTAATAAATGCTTTATTAATGCTATTTATAGGGTATATCTATAGTTATAAGAACTAAATAATATAGCTAGTTTACACGTAGTCTAGAATATATAATCGTTCACAAAACTTAGTAAATTGGCTATAATATTATTTGAAAGCCATTACATTATGTATAAGAAAAGGGGAATTACTTATGGCAGAATTAAAAAAAGGTTTAGAAGGGGTAATCGCAGCTGAAACTAAAATTAGCTCAATTATCGATAGTCAATTAACATATGCGGGCTATGACATTGACGATTTAGCTGAAAATGCATTATTTGAAGAAGTTGTATTCCTTTTATGGAATTATAGATTACCAACTCAAGACGAATTAGATGCATTAAAAGAAAAACTAAATCATTACATGACTCTAAATCCAAGAGTTTACAAGCATTTTGAAGAGTATGCAACAGATAATGTACATCCTATGACGGCTTTACGTACATCAGTATCATATATTGCACATTTTGATCCAGATGCTGAAAATGAAACAGAAGAAAATAGAAAAGAAAGAGCTATTCGAATTCAAGCTAAAATTGCATCACTTGTTACTGCATTTGCACGAGTTCGTGAAGGCAAAGAACCAGTAAAACCAAATCCAGAGTTAAGCTATGCA from Staphylococcus taiwanensis includes the following:
- a CDS encoding acetyl-CoA carboxylase carboxyltransferase subunit beta, whose translation is MFKDFFNRSSKKKKYLTVQDSKQNEVPAGIMTKCPKCKKIMYTKELNENLNVCFNCDHHISLPAYKRIEAISDEKTFIEFDKGMTSDNPLDFPGYQEKIEKDQNKTDLMEAVVTGTAELEGIKFGVAVMDARFRMGSMGSVVGEKICRIIDYCTEHRLPFILFSASGGARMQEGIISLMQMGKTSVSLKRHSDAGLLYVSYLTHPTTGGVSASFASVGDINLSEPKALIGFAGRRVIEQTINEKLPDDFQTAEFLLEHGQLDQVVHRKEMKNTLAQILKMHQEVKTDA
- a CDS encoding acetyl-CoA carboxylase carboxyltransferase subunit alpha gives rise to the protein MLDFEKPLFEIKNKIESLKESQEKNDVDLQDEIDLLEASLERETKKIYTNLKPWDRVQIARLQERPTTLDYIPYIFDSFIEFHGDRNFRDDPAMIGGIGYLEGTPVTIIGQQRGKDTKDNIYRNFGMAHPEGYRKALRLMKQAEKFNRPIFTFIDTKGAYPGKAAEERGQSESIARNLVEMASLKVPVIAIVIGEGGSGGALGIGISNKIMMLENSTYSVISPEGAAALLWKDSTLAKMAAETMKITAKDLYGLNVIDEVINEPLGGAHNDVEFQAIEIKKAFVNHLNELKTLSADQLVENRFNKFRNIGSYIED
- the pfkA gene encoding 6-phosphofructokinase; translation: MKKIAVLTSGGDSPGMNAAVRAVVRKAIYNDIEVYGIYQGYQGLLDDNIHKLELGSVGDTIQRGGTFLYSARCPQFKEASVRQKGIENLHKRGIEGLVVVGGDGSYRGAQRISEETTDIHTVGIPGTIDNDINGTDFTIGFDTALNTIIESVDKIRDTASSHARTFIVEVMGRDCGDLALWAGLSVGAETILVPEAHTDIKDVAEKIEKGIKRGKKHSIVMVAEGCMSGQECADQLMKYINVDARVSVLGHIQRGGSPSGADRVLASRLGGHAVELLMQGKSGLGVGIKNNELTATPFDEIFNNSSHKFNTDIYELAKELSI
- a CDS encoding bifunctional oligoribonuclease/PAP phosphatase NrnA; its protein translation is MVEIFNEIMQKIEENDTIIIHRHVRPDPDAYGSQLGLKLYLERKFPNKKIYAVGEPEVSLEFIGALDQVEASIYENALVIVCDTANAPRIDDQRFANGKGLIKIDHHPATDQYGEINYVNTDASSTSEIIFDFITHFNDFSIIDEQVARVLYLGIVGDTGRFLFSNTTPHTMEVASQLLTFPFNHNEELNKMSEKDPKLMPFQGYILQNFELSDNHEYCQVRITKDILKKYQILPNEASQFVNTVADINGLKIWMFGVDEGDQIRCRVRSKGITINDVANQFGGGGHPNASGVSVYSWEEFETLAQALRQKL
- a CDS encoding DNA polymerase III subunit alpha, which encodes MVAHLNIHTAYDLLNSSLKINEVIKKAKQNNYDALAITDMNVLYGLPQFYDACVQAKIKPIFGMTIHLTDGLETVETVVLARNNEGLKSLYQLSSAIKMKEREVTPLEWLHKYCDNFAIIFKNVTSRQAIIVDSFNDHEYIYINHTSELEYFNLKVVWLQNARYLDKEDVETIPALEAIKNNTKLDLVHNSQDLGEHFFSKDELQDLEISKEIWNHTLELADICSAEIEYHQNLLPKFDAPSGQTSKDYLWTVLTNRLTEQNLNNDNRYVQRLNHEFQIITEMGFEDYFLIVSDLIHYAKTHDVMVGPGRGSSAGSLVSYLLGITTIDPIKFNLLFERFLNPERVTMPDIDIDFEDTRRERVIRYVQEKYGEHHVSGIVTFGHLLARAVARDVGRIIGFDDITLNEISKLIPHQLGITLEQAYQDEKFKQFVHRNHRHEKWFEICKKLEGLPRHTSTHAAGVIINDQPLYNYAPLTLGDTGLLTQWTMTEAERLGLLKIDFLGLRNLSIIHQIVNQVNKDLHIKINIEEIPFDNEAVFELLSRGDTTGIFQLESDGVRKVLKRLQPDHFEDIVAVTSLYRPGPMEEIPTYISRRHKKSEINYLHPDLEPILKNTYGVIIYQEQIMQIASKFASFSYGQSDILRRAMSKKSRTVLESERQHFIEGATNNGYDETISKQIFDLILKFADYGFPRAHAVSYSKIAYIMAYLKVHYPNYFYANILSNVVGNEVKTAIIIDEAKNQQLSILPPNINESHWFYKATESDIYLSLGAVKGVGYQSVKSIVDERYQNGNYKDFFDFARRIPKRIKTRKLLEALILVGAFDSFGKNRATLLSTLDQVLDQVSNVEQDDFLFNMLTPKQFYEDKEEFNDQMLSKYEKEYLGFYISNHPVEKLFYKKQYLGIFTLSNMLNSKPILVQVDQIKQIRTKTGQNMAFLLLNDGRRLMDGVIFPDKFKRYETLLEEGGMYIIQGKLEKRNQQLQLIVNTVETLQTFETNKINSAKQIVLRNIVELEEVKQYLTSQNDSTMLEVQVYNEQTQSTQYLGCISKNQEALTRMIERFHPNDIRIL
- a CDS encoding NAD-dependent malic enzyme, giving the protein MSLRDDALQMHKENQGKLEITPNVKVTNKEELSLAYSPGVAEPCKEIYEDPRTVYDYTIKRNTVAVVTDGTAVLGLGNIGAAASIPVMEGKAVLFKSFAGINGVPIALDTKDTEEIIRTVKLISPNYGGINLEDISAPRCFEIEDRLKKETNIPVFHDDQHGTAIVTMAGLINALRIVNKDLSDIKVVLNGAGAAGIAIVKLLDSYGVRNMIMCDSRGAIFEGRSYGMNDTKDYVAKFTNKDKIEGSLKDVIKDADVFIGVSVADLLSKDMVKSMADDAIIFAMANPDPEIKPDDAKDAGAKVVGTGRSDFPNQINNVLAFPGIFRGALDTESTHINEDMKKAAVEAIADLIKKDELNPDYCIPGPFDKRVAPSVAREVARAAMESGVARTEVDPQKVYDNTMKLTDLK